The nucleotide sequence aattatttacaagatTTATTAGAGCGAACGTGCTGTGCAAACTTCACACACGTGTTTACATATAACAGCGACAATTCAAGCTTCTAGACGCTTTATTGCAGATTGGCGTGTCTTTTTATCATGGAATCACGAAATATTTGAACATTGTCCAATGTTATATTCGGCAAGAAGAAGACTAAAGACGGTCTATTTGTATTTTCGGTAAGTATCCTTGTGTAACCGTCTCAAAATTAAGTTATTCCGTACTCGGATACTTCGGATCAAACACCACGTGCACAAACTTGCCacatataatgataattattctgCAATCATCAAATCAAGTTTATGCGCTTGTTCATgcatatgtgtatgtacatatacatacacatacgcaTATATATCAAGCAAGCAGTTTCGTACGGACTATTCAGACGAACGCTAGATCTTTCATTAACTTTCGGAAGAATCCTTCCGACTTTACGACGTTGCCTTCGCGCGGGGCACGTGTTTGCGGGCAAGAGGTTggtataaaagataatttgaaAGTGTTACGCCGCGCAAAGGTTTCAGGCTTTCCCCGACGCAGTATAAAAGTCATTCGCGCGATAATCGTGGCCGTAAAATACCCTCGCGCTTATTTCGGGTTTCGATATCCGTGTAACGAACGGTCAGTTTGGCGAGCGTCAAGGATACGCAACGCGAGTTCGCTTACACCGTGGTAACCGACAGTAGACCCATTAATTTCCCCCCCGTGCCAGGTCCACTTGCACCCACCCTATTTCCGTGAACCAACATTTCTTGCACAGTGGTGAAATCGTCCAGAGTCGTCTTTTTACGCGCCATCTTCTTGTGACTTAGCTCGACGATGTTTAACGGCTTCTTCGACACTTTGTCTTCCGTGTGCTCGCATATCAGCAGGTCGTTAGTCGGTTGCatctgctgctgttgctgttgcagCAACAATTCCTGCTGACGTTGcttgcgctcgcgcgcgcgttccagCTGTCGTTTACGCTCCTCTTTGCTCCAATAACGTCCGacctcgaaaataataatgtacaaataaatgaattaacTGGTCAACTTAGCGAAAGCAATCCAAAATCAGAACGGAAGTAATTTTTGATATAcatgtacaattattattcagttttcaattttaatatcacgGTTAACGTTAATCGTATTCTTCAATCAATATTATTCGATTTGTCTTTATCTCTCTCAAGCAAGATGCGATGATATCCCGTGAATTTCTTTTTGGTGTAGATTAATTATGtcttaaatgtttaaaattcaaaGAGATAAAAGTTGCTTTACACTATCCTCTAAAATCTGGCTCGGGAAAAGACTCGATTCGTTCGTTATCAATTGGCACTCACCTTCATCTCCGACATAGTATCATCCTCGGTGGTGTGACCGGCTCTTTCTTCGGTTATCTTGATCGCCCGATTTCGAAGTATCCGATTTCTGACGGGCCGCCTGGCGATGTACCTCGTCCCGTCCGCCCTCCTCTTCACCTTCCATTCCATCTGCACCTCGTTCTTATCCTCCGGCGGTATCCACGTAGTGGACGTGCACACCTGTTGACTGCCAACGAACTGGTACTGCGTGAGATTTGGCGCCTGGAAGTTGCCGTGCGACTTGGATTTCCTCGCGCCGCCCATGGACGTCTCCCTGGACGTCGTGAGGTTCTTGCGGTTGAGCGCCTGCTTGAACAGCTGCTGCTGCAGCATCATTGTCTGTTGCAGGTTTGCCACGTTCGTGTACATAGTGTCAGCCGGCAACGTGTTGGCGTTTATTGACGAAGATTCGTTGCGATCTCTGTGATGATGCGACGACGAGCCCTTCCTCACGCTCTGGTTCTTCGACGATTGTCTTGCTATCGCGGACGTCGCGGTCGGCGTCACCGGCATGGGGCAATTGCAATTGAGcttctgctgctgctgctgttgctgttgctgttgcggCATTTTTGGCGGGCACAATACCAGCGTGCTCTTATGATGATCTCTCTCGCCCTGATGCAGCTCCAAAGTCAGGGGGTTGCTGTGACAGGACTCGCCGGTATTGTAAGCGCTCGAACTATCCTTTTCCTCGCCGGAACTGTTGCTTTTTGAGGAGGAATGCCACTTTTGGTTCTGCTGACCGCCAGCGGTCAAATGGTTTTGCGCGGTGCTATGCTGCGTCGTCGCGGCAACGATGTTCGCCTGCTGCGTCCAGTGCTGCTGGTGATGCTCGTATGGCGACGAATAGATTGGCTCGCTGTCCGATTCTGGTATCGTTTCGTAGATGTGCTCGGTATCACTCCACACGTGGCTCGAATAAGCCTCAATGAGCTTCACCGATGACGGTACCGCCGCGAGCGGGCCAGCTTGCTGACCGCGTAGAGATATACCTTCGAGCCTCTTTGAACAATCCTTCAGCGATTCCTGCATCCACTGCTTGTTGCGCTCTTCCGTATGATGCGCCGGCGAGGTCGCGTTCTTGCCGGATTTGTGTGAGTTCTGCGATGAGCATGTGGACGACGAGTTCGTGGAAAAGATATTGATAGATTGCTGCTGttgtggtggcggcggcggcggcggttgttgctgttgctgttgttgttgctgctgttgttgctgttgctgttgctgctgctgttgctgtgtGTGAGATGGTATGGGTGGAGCAGCTTTCAGGGTGCAGTTGTTTACCTCGCTCTCTTTGGTACGCTCCTCCgtttgctgttgctgttgaCGGATCAGCTGCTCGATCATGCTGTTCTGATACGCTGGCAGGTTCTCGGGCGAAAGCGGCGGCGAACCCTGAAGCGGAATCATGGTTCATGATAGATAGCGATATCTATACCGCGCGCAAACATCGAATGCTTTTTTTCCTCGCTTTATGTAATTCGACTTACCTCATGATAGATGCGCCTGTCATCATATTCATCGTCCTAAAATAGAAGGAGTAAATTGATTGATAACGTGTAACAAAGGTGTCTtagatacttttttatttacataagaaaattgtaattattttgtatttaaagttatcgtaattattctatattacaaataaatctttttctcaAAAAGGAATCACGATTATGGAATGTTTTCTGATCTCCACTACATTtccattttgtatttttcatttaataaacatatttttaaatttacttagTTTCGCGTCAAGTTGAAACATTGTAATAATGAGGAAAACGAACTTGAAATACACATCGGCTGACGAGAATAGTCACCGCATTTTTCGTCTCCGCGAACAAGTTCTCGGTCTGCTCCTTGTTCGCGACATCCTTGCCGTTGACCTGAAACGAGAGAACGAAAAGGTCCCCTTTCAATGAACAATGCAGCCGCTTCTTGATTTCCGAAATGAGTCACTGTTCTCGCAAGAGAGATGTACATGCATAATGAAACGTCCGTGCTCCGAATGTAAATCCGGCTTAGAAACCCGTTGGAATCCCGAATTCGTGAGCTGACTCAGTGCGAATTTCTCATTATCTAGAATTTACACTTGCAACAATAACATAGAGAATAAAAGTAAATCTCTTTATCTAAAAAGACGAAGACTTTGGAaccattataattataatttatatattttaatgaaaaacatacGGAGGAAACTGTGTTTCCTGCAATTATTCAGGAATGCCTATGTCTATAATTTCTTCGAGCaaacattgcaaaaattacaatCACATTTGACACTGGTAATACAGTCAGATAATAAActcaagaaaataaatttgtccATCAGTATATATTAATCCGATGTAATTTACGTTGACAAAGATACGATTCAATCAGTATATGCTTTCTATTTATCTGAATTATACAAAGATGcggttttctttctctttccaatGTTTCCTTGATCCATAGAAATCGAGTTATGTTAATATTGTAAGAAAACCATGTAGTCATATCTTTCAAATGTTTGAAggcatttttaatatgatattcTTTACATATTGTAGATAAATGTATTCGGtccttaatattttgtaatagtcattttgttgataattaatatacagcaTTATTGAATCTCCATTAAAACCCATTGAAAAATCTTGaacattgttataaatatcttgGCCAGCGATATGATCTTCGAACAATGCTTATCCGAATTCAACATAAATTCACCGTTATATGCTGCTGTATGCTTTCTATATACGTGCAACAGCCTGCAATATGTTTTTATCGTTGCCCTTCGGGATTATAAGGCGTTTCTTTGGGCTATTAAATCTGTAATATCTTATAGTCTGTATATCTGTGTaacataacatttattatactaCTAGCTGCTGGTTGATTaagtttcattattatatattatacctttTTGGCGGCTCTGATTCAGAGATAAAAGTAtcgtacattaaatattatattttatacgttataaaatataacagaatgtaagaattttttattttactgataaacctaaattcttttctttcggTGAACGCTATTTAAAAACCAGCGCATTTCTACATTCGAACTTTAGGATACATTTATcgagttattataaaaatacatttttatcaggAGAATGCGAAATATAtcgaattttacaaataaaatttacctcTCTTTTCTAATGCAAGTGTAAATTCTATCATCAATAATTCCACAGCTCTCTACTTTTCCTTAGTCAACTATAATCCTTTGACGAATCATTGCGCAACCAATTATTGTTGCGATAGCgttttcgcgttcgcgagATGGAACACGTGATGATAACGAgaaatttctgatttttacCCGCAAAATTTGATCTCCTTCTCGCAACCGGCCGTCCCGGGCCGCGAGACTTTCAGGAACTATTTCCGAGATATAAACCTCGGTGTCGACGTCCTCGCTGCCGGAACCGGAGCTATAGCACACCGTCAATCCGAGCTTTTCGGCACTCCCGCTTTTCCGCAACGTCACCTCCTACAGCATTTCGCAACCATTATTAATGTCCGCCGCAGTAGACAATGTTGAGTGAAACTAAATACACTCGTGTTTGCACAAGGCCCGCCTCGTTAACAACGTTAACACGCCGACGCGACATTATCGTCGCTCGACAAACACATATTACAGGAAAGTGAGATGCACTTTTGCATACAATTTGGcagctatatattttaataaatactatgtattttatatttaataaatactatatattttaataaattactaatttacATCTCTTTTCttgaatcatttttatacatcTTTAACCTTCTGCACACATGCGTGTTcgtatcaattattattttaacaatagaTTATTCACCGTGAagataataaacataaaaaaggaTGAATTcaagagataaatattttcgtccaatttttgaaaaaccCTGGTGCGTATACTTGTCCCAATGGACGTAAAAAAGATATGCTCATACTTATTATACTTAATGTTGCGATCAATGCAgcaagtaaataaatttctcaattattGCTTCACATATTTTCATAGTtatcagaaattaaattcgatgatcacatatataattacctCAAAGTCGATGTCGTGAGTGAGAAAATCCTCGAAACTGTCGTTCGCTTGTTCCTCAACGACGAGGGGAACTGGAAGTAACTCCTCTTCCTCTATGAGACCAGCCCAGTCCGTTTGAACTGCAGTCGATACCAAGGGACACATATCGTCCTTCTTGACATCGTCATTGCACGTTCGGTCGTCTGTCACGCCCCTTTCGTTCGTCGTCCCCTCATTCTTATCCTGACACGTGATCCTTTCGTGCTCTTTCGAGGGCGTGTGAGGTACCTGTTGATGCCCACTGATGGGTTGTCGTCGAAGGACCTCGACGATAATTGGTTCCTGAGCTGACTGGAAACAACGCACAGCATCCTCGTGACTAGAATTTGAAACGTCCTGCCCGTTCACCTAGAAATAACAAGAAAGCAAATATCAATAAGTATATAAGATTGGACTTTTTTAAgagaattgtataataataaataagataaacatgaaaaatattaaatttggtaATATATTTAGgtgatatattacatttatcagaATGTTAAACGGGCtacgaataatataaatatctttcttcaGTTTCGTGTTTCGTCAAGATTTCTTGACGAACATCTGCCTTTTTCAGACTTATTCTTATTTCCTACATCGCGTTCTCGATGTGAGATTGATAGGCTCAGTAATCGATTGTAAttggataataaattaacagtaTTGCGTATAATATACCAGAGATATAACGCGGGTAATCATCAAATATCGAATAAATACTTATGACCACGTCTTTTCCATTGGCAGACGAGAAAATTAACAACGGGGATCCAatttttctctccccctccctttcTACcgtctttaattaaaatatacgtcCCTCGAAGGGAACATAGAGACACCTCATCATTCCTCATAATTGCTTTCTCGCGCTTTAATGtccaattaaataaataactcggTGCGACGCCGTCAACGAGGGATGCTGACGAGACGATGGACAGGGGTAGATGAGGACGGTGGTGCTAGGGGTCGCAAAGACGTCGTTAATCATTAAAGATAGACGGATTAATTAAATGACACGCTTGATGATCCAAATTGATGCACATAGATcggtaattaattttcaaaagtaaCCCGCTAGAAAAGTCTTCCCTTATAATCTGATATATTGGTCTCCCTTCTTCAGTATCATAATATCATTTCAATCTTTCAACAAATCAAACGCCTAGAAGATGAGAAATTGGAGTAGGTAAAGCTAATAAAtttagtattaatttattactggTCAGTATACTTCTGTTGAAACTTTTGCTGTTAAACAGCTAATTGTAAAAAAGCGCACGTATCGTTTAATGTTTCTTTAGCCCGTCCCTAGCGGCGCAGCTGCCAATTTATCAGATGTTAATTCCTcacaattaaacatttaatatccTGCAGAGACTATCCTGCCATTGGCTATTGATTGTAGATTGATACGTATATCGCTTTGGTGTTTGCTAGGCGACGCCCTTGTGCGGCTCTAAATTGCTTCTCGACAGGAACGGCGTCTAATTAAAGGATATAGACGTCCACGTGAAAAACGTGATTGTCCAACCGTCGCAGCGTCGGTTGGATGTCGGTGGATGTCGGTCAAGGAGAATGGAAAGCTTTTGTacgctgcaaaaaaaaactcggCAGATATAACCCTCTATTAACCCTAATTCCTCGTTCGGGCACGGTCATAACGTCCAATCAAACATTTGCCTTTACCAGAGGACCTCCGGTGGGCACCCGATTTATACCCCCGGTACCCAGGTGGCACTTAATTTCCCACTAAGTACTAGGATTTAAGGATTTGGAATAGGGCGGGGACAATGGGGGGCGTAACGTAACGAGCCGTGGACCCTCGACGTTTCAATTTGGAACTTACAAACCGCCGGAGTGTATTTTCTACGCGGGATAATGATAGCCTGGCGGTTTTCTCTAATCGTGAAAAATCTTTTTGAGGGTTTCGCTAAAGATTTATGCTCTGTAGATCCTggataatctatataaatcaTCGTGATTCGCGCGATAACATCTAAGAATCGCGCCAGcgaaaaaactttataatgGTGGAACTTCTAGGTTTCCATGAAAGAACATTTAAATCACGTTGCATGCGAATGCTaagacatttaaataaaatgtcatatagTTGTcatatcatattaattatattattatataatcttatatatgtgtgtaatttCAATTCGTGCATCTCATTCTAATCAGCAACTGCAATTTGTAGTTATAAtaagtttcattaaattctctatttaaattaaatattactgcaatgttaacatcatatttattataattttgtcgtTTCTTGAACATTATCGCAAGCTTTTACTGCTGTGCATTCGTATTGGAATGGTAGTTTActacatttttaaatcgttAAGCTCGCTCAAGCGCGAATGTATTTATTTGCCGAGTATGGAACGCCGGATATTGAGTGGTCGTTATATTGACCGtcataaaaatttcgatatgCATCCATCAGACTAGTATCGATATCTCATATACCACTTGTCTGCGAAGTTTCGTTTGTGTCCACCACGCTCGGTTGCAAAATGGAATTTCTAACTGCTTGCTTGACTAGTTAACTTCCAACGGAGGCTCGAGAGATTCGCAAACATTTACATTTCACCAATCGCAATATTGTCAAGTACTGATGAGTTCATTATCAAATCAAAACGGCAAGATCGAAAATTACTTAAATCAATTAAGGtttaaaaaaggagaaagagcaAAACCTAGtctagatttaaatatttttctacttaGAACCATTATAACATAGTTATGATTGTCATTGTAACATAGTCtggcaattttttatttaaaaaatatgactgTATTTCTcttaacacatttttaattaatttattaatataaaatctatattattttcaattacaaaattatataaatctaaatttattttctttaatatatagtGATACACACACGAtaatagaaaacaattttactCTTAATCATATTATAAAGCTGAACGAAGAAAGATGGATAAATTTTGGATTTCGAAATTCCAAGACACAGAAAACTTAAGTAAGACAAAGATCGCTTATGCAATGTACTTAAGTTAACAGCAATTTCAAATTGCAACTATGCCGCTTTCGAAATAGTCTACTCATATATGGAAAGTGCTCGGTACTCGCTTTCAACTTTTGTCTAGACACTCTAACGCTTTGTCTCCTCCTCCTCAGGTAGTCTCAGACGAGGACTGTGAACAATGAATGGCTTTGTCACTCCTCGCgtaatctattaaaattaacgagGCCTGGCGTGAAATGTCTCCTtggcaaaattattaattctctaGTGATCTGTCCTTCATTACTCTTTTGTACgcgatacacacacacacttaaTTATGAATCTGAGTCTACTCTCACGTTCAATCTATGCGCGCATTTCAAATGATCATAAATGTTACAATCATATGTTACGgatttatactataatatccataaaaatttattacgtgcGGTTTCAATTAACcctgtattattatatatacttgcgcgatttttttaaatctaatccTCTAACAGGGTGTATTATACACCCCAGCATTATATTCTccattgagaattgagaattgagaattgagaattgagaatggagaattgagaattgagaattgagaattgagaatggagaattgagaattgagaactGAGAGTGAGAATTGAGAATCGGTCTTTGATCACGAACACAGATGTCAATCGTCAGCGTGATTCGAacataatgttaataattaccTTTCCGTCGTTTTTGCATCGTTTTCCTTTCATGTCCATTGTGCGCACGTTATATTTCGATTAATAAAACATGTAAATTTCAcgagaaatgagaaaaatccAACCTAGCGTACAGAATTTATCGTgcggaaagaaagagagaggaaagcgCTTGTATGTGGTtagttaaaattatctttcattaTCATTTTAAACAGATTGGTTCAACAACTTAAAAAGTGAcacgtaaaatttttaatattgttcattgcttaaagatatatattatatggtttcttttgttatgcgatatagtattatatgtttataaacgCGAAGAATAAAGGGTATTATAAATACTTCGTAGTACATAATTCATTAGCTTACATAGtttactttctttcttcaaaaatCAATCATTCCACCAAAAGAGGCTGGCGCATCGTTTTACTTGCCCCTTTGTTGTATTAACGCTCCACGAGTATCTTGACGTACTTAACTTGAGTATGCAAACTGCTTTTTGTTCGCTGCAAGCAAGAGAGGATCTGAGTGTCTTGATACTAACTAACGTAACGAGGCGTTTCTCGACATCACTATAATTAACCGTAACAACTTGTACGTTCGCCTGATTTTTTGTCACGTATATCGATTGTCTTAACGATATTGCAATTTGATCTTTTTGTAGGTACAGTACAGGGTATAGGTATAATTTCTTCGCCTAATTATCTGCTAAATATGTATCTctgcaaaatattatctcaaagtacttttatcattttctctGCACTACACATCGTCGAAAGTGCAGCGATATTTAAAATCGCACTCCGCAATGTTACgtacattatttttagacttctgaaagaaatagaaatttgtaacTTGATAATTCGATCTATTGAAATTGAGATGATTTGTGGGCGATTCCGAAAGTTGAAAGGTTAAGTTACGTAAGACGCGGCGCGTTAAAACGTACCTTTTGTCGAAAATGCAAGGCATGAAAGACGCAATCAACATATCAATCTTTTCTACGCAAGGCGACGTCCTTATCCATGACCCGTGAACTTTTccagagaaagaagaagagggagTGTCAGACAAgcagagggagagaaaaagggagttatttaaaaaggaaaatcgTAGCTACTCCAGACGGCGAACTCGGTGTAAAAAT is from Temnothorax longispinosus isolate EJ_2023e chromosome 10, Tlon_JGU_v1, whole genome shotgun sequence and encodes:
- the Slip1 gene encoding PDZ domain-containing RING finger protein 4 isoform X2, producing MCPLVSTAVQTDWAGLIEEEELLPVPLVVEEQANDSFEDFLTHDIDFEEVTLRKSGSAEKLGLTVCYSSGSGSEDVDTEVYISEIVPESLAARDGRLREGDQILRVNGKDVANKEQTENLFAETKNADDEYDDRRIYHEGSPPLSPENLPAYQNSMIEQLIRQQQQQTEERTKESEVNNCTLKAAPPIPSHTQQQQQQQQQQQQQQQQQQQQQPPPPPPPQQQQSINIFSTNSSSTCSSQNSHKSGKNATSPAHHTEERNKQWMQESLKDCSKRLEGISLRGQQAGPLAAVPSSVKLIEAYSSHVWSDTEHIYETIPESDSEPIYSSPYEHHQQHWTQQANIVAATTQHSTAQNHLTAGGQQNQKWHSSSKSNSSGEEKDSSSAYNTGESCHSNPLTLELHQGERDHHKSTLVLCPPKMPQQQQQQQQQQKLNCNCPMPVTPTATSAIARQSSKNQSVRKGSSSHHHRDRNESSSINANTLPADTMYTNVANLQQTMMLQQQLFKQALNRKNLTTSRETSMGGARKSKSHGNFQAPNLTQYQFVGSQQVCTSTTWIPPEDKNEVQMEWKVKRRADGTRYIARRPVRNRILRNRAIKITEERAGHTTEDDTMSEMKVGRYWSKEERKRQLERARERKQRQQELLLQQQQQQMQPTNDLLICEHTEDKVSKKPLNIVELSHKKMARKKTTLDDFTTVQEMLVHGNRVGASGPGTGGKLMGLLSVTTV
- the Slip1 gene encoding PDZ domain-containing RING finger protein 4 isoform X1, coding for MCPLVSTAVQTDWAGLIEEEELLPVPLVVEEQANDSFEDFLTHDIDFEEVTLRKSGSAEKLGLTVCYSSGSGSEDVDTEVYISEIVPESLAARDGRLREGDQILRVNGKDVANKEQTENLFAETKNAVTILVSRCVFQDDEYDDRRIYHEGSPPLSPENLPAYQNSMIEQLIRQQQQQTEERTKESEVNNCTLKAAPPIPSHTQQQQQQQQQQQQQQQQQQQQQPPPPPPPQQQQSINIFSTNSSSTCSSQNSHKSGKNATSPAHHTEERNKQWMQESLKDCSKRLEGISLRGQQAGPLAAVPSSVKLIEAYSSHVWSDTEHIYETIPESDSEPIYSSPYEHHQQHWTQQANIVAATTQHSTAQNHLTAGGQQNQKWHSSSKSNSSGEEKDSSSAYNTGESCHSNPLTLELHQGERDHHKSTLVLCPPKMPQQQQQQQQQQKLNCNCPMPVTPTATSAIARQSSKNQSVRKGSSSHHHRDRNESSSINANTLPADTMYTNVANLQQTMMLQQQLFKQALNRKNLTTSRETSMGGARKSKSHGNFQAPNLTQYQFVGSQQVCTSTTWIPPEDKNEVQMEWKVKRRADGTRYIARRPVRNRILRNRAIKITEERAGHTTEDDTMSEMKVGRYWSKEERKRQLERARERKQRQQELLLQQQQQQMQPTNDLLICEHTEDKVSKKPLNIVELSHKKMARKKTTLDDFTTVQEMLVHGNRVGASGPGTGGKLMGLLSVTTV